A genomic region of Stenotrophomonas sp. NA06056 contains the following coding sequences:
- a CDS encoding class I SAM-dependent methyltransferase → MTDSLPLDQNALWNGPAGENWVAQQALLDSLFHPMADALRDELPATVTELLDIGCGTGASTLTAATARPDAHCTGVDISAPMLALARQRAATLGRDIDFIVADAQRHAFATAHYNWLQSRFGVMFFEDTPAAFANLHRAAQAGAGLRFIAWRSAQENPFMTTAERALADQLTLPVRAPGAPGQFAFADGERVRQLLQRAGWQDVDVSPLDLTCFLTRDGLARYVGQLGPVGLALRALPAERADALLQQALTAFAPFIEGDRVRVETACWMIRARA, encoded by the coding sequence ATGACCGATTCCCTCCCGCTTGATCAGAACGCGCTCTGGAACGGGCCCGCTGGCGAGAACTGGGTCGCGCAGCAGGCGCTGCTGGACAGCCTGTTCCACCCGATGGCCGATGCCCTGCGCGACGAACTGCCGGCTACTGTCACAGAACTACTGGACATCGGCTGTGGCACCGGCGCCAGCACCCTGACCGCCGCCACGGCGCGTCCTGACGCACATTGCACAGGCGTGGACATCTCGGCACCGATGCTGGCCCTCGCCCGCCAACGTGCCGCCACCCTCGGGCGCGACATCGACTTCATCGTTGCCGACGCGCAGCGCCATGCCTTCGCAACGGCGCACTACAACTGGCTCCAGTCACGCTTCGGGGTAATGTTCTTCGAGGACACGCCGGCCGCCTTCGCCAACCTGCACCGTGCCGCCCAAGCGGGCGCAGGCCTGCGCTTCATCGCCTGGCGCAGCGCGCAGGAAAATCCATTCATGACGACTGCCGAGCGCGCCCTTGCAGACCAGCTGACGCTGCCAGTGCGAGCGCCCGGTGCACCAGGACAGTTCGCCTTTGCCGACGGCGAGCGGGTGCGCCAGCTGCTGCAGCGTGCCGGATGGCAGGACGTGGACGTATCGCCGCTGGACCTGACCTGTTTCCTCACCCGTGACGGACTGGCCCGCTATGTCGGCCAGCTTGGGCCCGTGGGTCTGGCCCTGCGTGCGCTGCCCGCCGAACGCGCAGATGCGCTGCTGCAACAGGCACTGACCGCGTTCGCACCGTTCATCGAAGGTGATCGCGTGCGGGTAGAGACCGCCTGCTGGATGATCCGCGCCCGCGCCTAG
- a CDS encoding MerR family transcriptional regulator gives MQELDIGEVVRRSGVPASTLRYYEQLGLLQVLGRRGLRRQYHEQVLERLALIGLGQSAGLSLQQIGAAMPQGAGLALDRTALLAQADALQRQIRGLQRVQDRLRRAAACPHADDARRCASFRRLLRAQQRVARA, from the coding sequence ATGCAGGAACTGGATATCGGTGAGGTGGTGCGCCGCAGTGGCGTGCCGGCCTCGACCCTGCGCTACTACGAGCAGCTCGGCCTGCTGCAGGTGCTGGGGCGGCGCGGCCTGCGCCGGCAGTATCACGAACAGGTGCTGGAACGGCTGGCGCTGATCGGCCTGGGGCAGTCTGCGGGTCTGTCGCTGCAGCAGATCGGCGCCGCGATGCCGCAGGGGGCAGGGCTCGCATTGGACCGCACGGCATTGCTGGCCCAGGCCGATGCGCTGCAGCGGCAGATACGCGGACTGCAGCGGGTGCAGGATCGGCTGCGGCGGGCTGCAGCCTGTCCACACGCAGACGATGCACGGCGCTGCGCCTCTTTCCGCAGATTGCTACGTGCGCAGCAGCGCGTGGCGCGTGCATGA